One region of Streptococcus salivarius genomic DNA includes:
- a CDS encoding DUF4300 family protein produces the protein MKTLKKQTLILLSISSLLLVGLAVFAHLHKKEEQANYSNLNSKASISEVRAILSKHLNKESVDNFINLVTAYNDTVGSVGLSGSFAPFSKTDYDVEKISSLWTAKHGDFIGTNCRINTYTLLKGKIKIPQVKSDSELLFQDKDAIDKGKLFDAKDQENFEILFSRVKTEATQDVKVHAKHMEDYYKQFTFDDKARMLSVVVHDNLDGNSLFVGHVGVLVPTTNGYLFVEKLTFEEPYQAIKFASKKDCYKYLTTKYKDYTGPGLAKPFIMDNDKWVDMD, from the coding sequence ATGAAAACTTTGAAAAAACAGACGCTAATTCTTTTATCTATCTCTAGCCTGCTACTTGTCGGTTTAGCAGTTTTTGCACATCTCCACAAAAAAGAGGAGCAAGCAAATTACTCCAACCTTAATAGTAAGGCTAGTATTAGTGAGGTGCGAGCCATACTCTCGAAACATTTGAACAAGGAGAGTGTGGATAACTTTATCAATCTCGTTACTGCTTACAATGACACCGTGGGTTCTGTAGGTCTTTCTGGGAGTTTTGCGCCATTTAGCAAAACAGACTATGATGTGGAAAAAATCAGTAGCCTGTGGACAGCCAAGCATGGTGACTTTATCGGCACCAACTGTCGTATCAACACCTATACGCTACTGAAAGGCAAAATTAAGATTCCACAAGTCAAGAGTGATAGTGAGCTCCTTTTCCAAGATAAGGATGCCATTGACAAGGGCAAGCTCTTTGATGCCAAAGATCAGGAAAATTTTGAGATTCTTTTTTCAAGGGTCAAAACTGAAGCTACCCAAGATGTCAAGGTTCACGCCAAGCATATGGAGGATTACTACAAGCAGTTTACCTTTGATGACAAGGCACGCATGCTGTCGGTCGTTGTCCACGATAATCTGGATGGAAATTCCCTTTTTGTCGGTCACGTCGGAGTCTTGGTACCTACGACAAATGGTTACTTATTTGTCGAAAAATTGACCTTCGAAGAGCCCTACCAAGCCATAAAATTTGCCAGCAAGAAAGACTGCTATAAGTATCTCACAACCAAGTACAAGGACTATACCGGACCAGGTCTAGCCAAACCCTTTATCATGGACAATGACAAATGGGTGGATATGGACTAG
- a CDS encoding CPBP family intramembrane glutamic endopeptidase: MKRKQALLLYLVGTLGQILLVSLHVWLLRVGGVRVDYGTPIGLFTLILGGLSSAIWGGYVSIRYHRYSVKQLVRDFFQVKQPLSNYLLVLIFLGLDFLPLVLSGGLIIQAWYLPIMLFCKALVFGGIEEIGWRYFFQPALQEKLTYLVSTLFTFLAWSLWHILYFYIDGSLATIHLLPFLLGLLSNCFILSAIYTNTRSLWLCVMTHALINALSQLSSAESLWLSLVIKVLIILLAMKIASSSMEKVKS; the protein is encoded by the coding sequence ATGAAAAGAAAACAAGCCTTGTTGCTTTATCTAGTGGGGACCCTTGGGCAGATCTTACTGGTCAGTCTCCATGTTTGGCTGCTAAGAGTAGGAGGAGTTAGGGTTGATTATGGAACTCCAATTGGCCTCTTTACCCTTATCTTAGGTGGTTTGTCATCAGCTATTTGGGGAGGCTATGTTAGCATCCGCTATCATCGCTATAGTGTTAAACAACTTGTCAGAGACTTTTTCCAAGTCAAACAGCCTCTTAGTAATTATCTCTTAGTCCTCATTTTTCTAGGATTGGATTTCTTACCACTGGTCTTGAGTGGAGGGTTGATTATTCAGGCTTGGTATCTCCCCATTATGTTATTTTGCAAAGCCCTTGTCTTTGGTGGAATCGAAGAAATCGGTTGGCGCTATTTTTTCCAGCCTGCTTTGCAAGAAAAGTTGACCTATCTAGTGTCCACGCTCTTTACATTTTTGGCTTGGTCACTATGGCATATCCTTTATTTTTACATTGATGGGTCTCTGGCCACGATTCATTTATTGCCTTTCTTGCTAGGCTTATTAAGCAATTGTTTCATCTTATCCGCCATTTATACAAACACCAGAAGCCTTTGGCTTTGTGTCATGACACATGCGCTTATCAATGCTTTATCGCAACTGTCATCAGCGGAGAGCCTTTGGTTGTCCCTTGTGATTAAGGTGTTGATAATTCTTCTTGCCATGAAAATTGCAAGTAGCAGTATGGAGAAAGTGAAATCCTAA